In a single window of the Mesoplodon densirostris isolate mMesDen1 chromosome 18, mMesDen1 primary haplotype, whole genome shotgun sequence genome:
- the SLC25A19 gene encoding mitochondrial thiamine pyrophosphate carrier isoform X4 — MVGYDPRADGRNVSNLEVAVAGSVSGLVTRVLISPLDVIKIRFQLQIERLSRSDPNAKYHGILQAGRQILQEEGPTAFWKGHIPAQLLSIGYGAVQVYKTLRNAVVTMYRTEGPLVFYKGLNPTLIAIFPYAGFQFSFYSSLKHAYEWAMPAEGKKNGNFKNLLCGSGAGVISKTLTYPLDLFKKRLQVGGFEQARASFGQVRSYKGLLDCARQVLREEGAQGCFKGLAPSLLKAALSTGFVFFWYELFCNLFHHVKKADS; from the exons ATGGTGGGCTATGACCCCAGAGCAGACGGCAGGAATGTCTCCAATCTTGAGGTGGCCGTGGCTGGGTCTGTGTCTGGACTTGTCACTCGGGTGCTGATCAGCCCCTTGGATGTCATCAAGATCCGTTTCCAG CTTCAGATTGAGCGCCTTTCTCGCAGTGACCCCAACGCGAAATACCACGGGATCCTGCAGGCTGGGAGGCAGATTTTGCAAGAGGAGGGCCCAACAGCATTCTGGAAAGGACACATCCCAGCCCAGCTTCTCTCCATAGGCTATGGAGCTGTCCAA GTCTATAAAACCCTGCGAAACGCCGTGGTGACCATGTACAGGACCGAAGGCCCCTTGGTCTTCTACAAAGGCTTGAACCCCACCTTGATCGCCATCTTCCCCTATGCCGGGTTCCAGTTCTCCTTCTACAGCTCCTTGAAGCACGCGTATGAGTGGGCCATGCCAGCCGAAGGAAAGAAAAACG GGAACTTCAAAAACCTGCTTTGTGGCAGTGGAGCTGGAGTCATCAGCAAGACCCTCACGTATCCCCTGGACCTCTTCAAGAAGCGGCTGCAGGTTGGAGGGTTTGAGCAGGCCCGAGCCTCCTTTGGCCAG GTGCGAAGCTACAAGGGCCTCCTGGATTGCGCCAGGCAGGTGCTGCGAGAGGAGGGTGCACAGGGCTGCTTCAAAGGCCTGGCCCCCAGCCTGCTGAAGGCTGCCCTCTCCACCGGCTTTGTGTTCTTCTGGTACGAGCTCTTCTGTAACCTCTTCCACCACGTGAAGAAGGCAGACAGCTAG
- the SLC25A19 gene encoding mitochondrial thiamine pyrophosphate carrier isoform X3 — translation MVGYDPRADGRNVSNLEVAVAGSVSGLVTRVLISPLDVIKIRFQLQIERLSRSDPNAKYHGILQAGRQILQEEGPTAFWKGHIPAQLLSIGYGAVQFLSFEVLTELVHRASVRDARDFSVHFVCGGLSACVATLAVHPVDVLRTRFAAQGEPRVYKTLRNAVVTMYRTEGPLVFYKGLNPTLIAIFPYAGFQFSFYSSLKHAYEWAMPAEGKKNGAKLQGPPGLRQAGAARGGCTGLLQRPGPQPAEGCPLHRLCVLLVRALL, via the exons ATGGTGGGCTATGACCCCAGAGCAGACGGCAGGAATGTCTCCAATCTTGAGGTGGCCGTGGCTGGGTCTGTGTCTGGACTTGTCACTCGGGTGCTGATCAGCCCCTTGGATGTCATCAAGATCCGTTTCCAG CTTCAGATTGAGCGCCTTTCTCGCAGTGACCCCAACGCGAAATACCACGGGATCCTGCAGGCTGGGAGGCAGATTTTGCAAGAGGAGGGCCCAACAGCATTCTGGAAAGGACACATCCCAGCCCAGCTTCTCTCCATAGGCTATGGAGCTGTCCAA TTTTTGTCGTTTGAAGTGCTCACCGAGCTGGTGCACAGGGCCAGCGTGCGCGATGCCCGAGACTTCTCCGTGCATTTTGTGTGTGGCGGCCTGTCTGCCTGTGTGGCCACCCTCGCCGTGCATCCTGTGGACGTGCTACGCACCCGCTTTGCAGCGCAGGGTGAGCCCAGG GTCTATAAAACCCTGCGAAACGCCGTGGTGACCATGTACAGGACCGAAGGCCCCTTGGTCTTCTACAAAGGCTTGAACCCCACCTTGATCGCCATCTTCCCCTATGCCGGGTTCCAGTTCTCCTTCTACAGCTCCTTGAAGCACGCGTATGAGTGGGCCATGCCAGCCGAAGGAAAGAAAAACG GTGCGAAGCTACAAGGGCCTCCTGGATTGCGCCAGGCAGGTGCTGCGAGAGGAGGGTGCACAGGGCTGCTTCAAAGGCCTGGCCCCCAGCCTGCTGAAGGCTGCCCTCTCCACCGGCTTTGTGTTCTTCTGGTACGAGCTCTTCTGTAA
- the MRPS7 gene encoding small ribosomal subunit protein uS7m, which translates to MAASAVTAVRGWSGLLLGVRSVVRRLPGLTQVRWSRYGPECQDPQIDKEYYRKPLAALTEEEKYERELRKTQVIKAAPATRTSSVFEDPVISKFTNMMMKEGNKILARSLMTQTLEAVKRKQFEKYHAASAEEQATIERNPYTIFHQALKNCEPVIGLVSILKGGHFYQVPVPLADQRRRFLAMKWMITECREKKHRRMLMPEKLSRELLEAFHNRGPVIKRKHDTHKMAEANRALAHYRWW; encoded by the exons ATGGCTGCCTCCGCGGTGACGGCTGTGCGAGGGTGGTCGGGCTTGCTGCTGGGTGTGCGGAGTGTTGTCCGGAGGCTTCCAGG GCTAACCCAGGTGAGGTGGAGCCGCTATGGTCCTGAATGCCAGGATCCCCAGATTGACAAGGAATATTACCGCAAGCCCTTGGCCGCGCTGACTGAGGAGGAAAAGTATGAGAGGGAGCTCAGGAAGACTCAGGTTATCAAAGCTGCCCCTGCGACGAGAACAAGCTCTGTGTTTGAAGACCCAGTGATCAG TAAATTCACCAACATGATgatgaaagaaggaaacaaaatactGGCCAGATCCCTCATGACACAG ACTCTGGAAGCTGTGAAAAGGAAACAGTTTGAGAAGTACCACGCTGCTTCTGCAGAGGAACAGGCAACCATTGAACGCAACCCTTACACCATCTTCCACCAAGCACTGAAAAACTGTGAGCCTGTGATTGGGCTGGTATCCATCCTCAAGGGTGGCCATTTCTATCAG GTCCCTGTGCCGCTAGCCGACCAGCGTCGCCGCTTCCTGGCCATGAAGTGGATGATCACTGAGTGCCGGGAGAAGAAGCACCGGCGGATGCTGATGCCGGAGAAGCTGTCCCGGGAGCTGCTGGAGGCTTTTCACAACCGGGGCCCTGTGATCAAGAGAAAGCACGACACGCACAAGATGGCCGAGGCCAACCGCGCACTGGCCCACTACCGCTGGTGGTAA
- the MIF4GD gene encoding MIF4G domain-containing protein isoform X2 has translation MVMGEPRREEYKIQSFDAATQQLLKTALKDPGAVDLEKVANVIVDHSLQDCVFSKEAGRMCYAIIQAESKQAGQSVFRRGLLNRLQQEYQAREQLRARSLQGWVCYVTFICNIFDYLRVNNMPMMALVNPVYDCLFRLAQPDSLSKEEEVDCLVLQLHRVGEQLEKMNGQRMDELFVLIRDGFLLPTGLSSLAQLLLLEIIEFRAAGWKTTPAAHKYYYSEVSD, from the exons ATGGTCATGGGGGAGCCCAGGAGAGAGGAGTATAAAATCCAGTCTTTTGATGCAGCGACCCAGCAGCTGCTGAAGACAGCCCTCAAAG ATCCAGGTGCCGTGGACTTGGAGAAAGTGGCCAATGTGATTGTGGACCATTCTCTGCAGGACTGTGTATTCAGCAAGGAAGCAGGACGCATGTGCTACGCCATCATTCAG GCAGAGAGCAAGCAAGCAGGCCAGAGTGTCTTCCGCCGTGGACTCCTCAACCGGCTGCAGCAGGAGTACCAGGCTCGGGAGCAGCTTCGAGCCcgctccctgcagggctgggtcTGCTACGTCACCTTTATCTGCAACATCTTTGACTACCTGAGG GTGAACAACATGCCCATGATGGCCCTGGTGAACCCCGTCTACGACTGCCTCTTCCGGCTGGCCCAGCCCGACAGTCTGAGCAAGGAGGAGGAG GTGGACTGCCTGGTGCTGCAGCTGCACCGGGTCGGGGAGCAGCTGGAGAAGATGAATGGGCAGCGCATGGATGAGCTCTTTGTCCTGATCCGGGATGGCTTCCTGCTCCCAACCGGCCTCAGCTCCCTggcccagctgctgctgctggagATCATCGAGTTCCGGGCAGCGGGCTGGAAGACGACCCCGGCTGCGCACAAGTATTACTATAGCGAGGTCTCTGACTAG
- the SLC25A19 gene encoding mitochondrial thiamine pyrophosphate carrier isoform X2, which produces MVGYDPRADGRNVSNLEVAVAGSVSGLVTRVLISPLDVIKIRFQLQIERLSRSDPNAKYHGILQAGRQILQEEGPTAFWKGHIPAQLLSIGYGAVQCSPSWCTGPACAMPETSPCILCVAACLPVWPPSPCILWTCYAPALQRRVYKTLRNAVVTMYRTEGPLVFYKGLNPTLIAIFPYAGFQFSFYSSLKHAYEWAMPAEGKKNGNFKNLLCGSGAGVISKTLTYPLDLFKKRLQVGGFEQARASFGQVRSYKGLLDCARQVLREEGAQGCFKGLAPSLLKAALSTGFVFFWYELFCNLFHHVKKADS; this is translated from the exons ATGGTGGGCTATGACCCCAGAGCAGACGGCAGGAATGTCTCCAATCTTGAGGTGGCCGTGGCTGGGTCTGTGTCTGGACTTGTCACTCGGGTGCTGATCAGCCCCTTGGATGTCATCAAGATCCGTTTCCAG CTTCAGATTGAGCGCCTTTCTCGCAGTGACCCCAACGCGAAATACCACGGGATCCTGCAGGCTGGGAGGCAGATTTTGCAAGAGGAGGGCCCAACAGCATTCTGGAAAGGACACATCCCAGCCCAGCTTCTCTCCATAGGCTATGGAGCTGTCCAA TGCTCACCGAGCTGGTGCACAGGGCCAGCGTGCGCGATGCCCGAGACTTCTCCGTGCATTTTGTGTGTGGCGGCCTGTCTGCCTGTGTGGCCACCCTCGCCGTGCATCCTGTGGACGTGCTACGCACCCGCTTTGCAGCGCAGG GTCTATAAAACCCTGCGAAACGCCGTGGTGACCATGTACAGGACCGAAGGCCCCTTGGTCTTCTACAAAGGCTTGAACCCCACCTTGATCGCCATCTTCCCCTATGCCGGGTTCCAGTTCTCCTTCTACAGCTCCTTGAAGCACGCGTATGAGTGGGCCATGCCAGCCGAAGGAAAGAAAAACG GGAACTTCAAAAACCTGCTTTGTGGCAGTGGAGCTGGAGTCATCAGCAAGACCCTCACGTATCCCCTGGACCTCTTCAAGAAGCGGCTGCAGGTTGGAGGGTTTGAGCAGGCCCGAGCCTCCTTTGGCCAG GTGCGAAGCTACAAGGGCCTCCTGGATTGCGCCAGGCAGGTGCTGCGAGAGGAGGGTGCACAGGGCTGCTTCAAAGGCCTGGCCCCCAGCCTGCTGAAGGCTGCCCTCTCCACCGGCTTTGTGTTCTTCTGGTACGAGCTCTTCTGTAACCTCTTCCACCACGTGAAGAAGGCAGACAGCTAG
- the MIF4GD gene encoding MIF4G domain-containing protein isoform X1 yields MVMGEPRREEYKIQSFDAATQQLLKTALKDPGAVDLEKVANVIVDHSLQDCVFSKEAGRMCYAIIQAESKQAGQSVFRRGLLNRLQQEYQAREQLRARSLQGWVCYVTFICNIFDYLRVNNMPMMALVNPVYDCLFRLAQPDSLSKEEEVRGPSTEGCEVDCLVLQLHRVGEQLEKMNGQRMDELFVLIRDGFLLPTGLSSLAQLLLLEIIEFRAAGWKTTPAAHKYYYSEVSD; encoded by the exons ATGGTCATGGGGGAGCCCAGGAGAGAGGAGTATAAAATCCAGTCTTTTGATGCAGCGACCCAGCAGCTGCTGAAGACAGCCCTCAAAG ATCCAGGTGCCGTGGACTTGGAGAAAGTGGCCAATGTGATTGTGGACCATTCTCTGCAGGACTGTGTATTCAGCAAGGAAGCAGGACGCATGTGCTACGCCATCATTCAG GCAGAGAGCAAGCAAGCAGGCCAGAGTGTCTTCCGCCGTGGACTCCTCAACCGGCTGCAGCAGGAGTACCAGGCTCGGGAGCAGCTTCGAGCCcgctccctgcagggctgggtcTGCTACGTCACCTTTATCTGCAACATCTTTGACTACCTGAGG GTGAACAACATGCCCATGATGGCCCTGGTGAACCCCGTCTACGACTGCCTCTTCCGGCTGGCCCAGCCCGACAGTCTGAGCAAGGAGGAGGAGGTGCGTGGCCCTAGCACAGAAGGCTGTGAG GTGGACTGCCTGGTGCTGCAGCTGCACCGGGTCGGGGAGCAGCTGGAGAAGATGAATGGGCAGCGCATGGATGAGCTCTTTGTCCTGATCCGGGATGGCTTCCTGCTCCCAACCGGCCTCAGCTCCCTggcccagctgctgctgctggagATCATCGAGTTCCGGGCAGCGGGCTGGAAGACGACCCCGGCTGCGCACAAGTATTACTATAGCGAGGTCTCTGACTAG
- the SLC25A19 gene encoding mitochondrial thiamine pyrophosphate carrier isoform X1 codes for MVGYDPRADGRNVSNLEVAVAGSVSGLVTRVLISPLDVIKIRFQLQIERLSRSDPNAKYHGILQAGRQILQEEGPTAFWKGHIPAQLLSIGYGAVQFLSFEVLTELVHRASVRDARDFSVHFVCGGLSACVATLAVHPVDVLRTRFAAQGEPRVYKTLRNAVVTMYRTEGPLVFYKGLNPTLIAIFPYAGFQFSFYSSLKHAYEWAMPAEGKKNGNFKNLLCGSGAGVISKTLTYPLDLFKKRLQVGGFEQARASFGQVRSYKGLLDCARQVLREEGAQGCFKGLAPSLLKAALSTGFVFFWYELFCNLFHHVKKADS; via the exons ATGGTGGGCTATGACCCCAGAGCAGACGGCAGGAATGTCTCCAATCTTGAGGTGGCCGTGGCTGGGTCTGTGTCTGGACTTGTCACTCGGGTGCTGATCAGCCCCTTGGATGTCATCAAGATCCGTTTCCAG CTTCAGATTGAGCGCCTTTCTCGCAGTGACCCCAACGCGAAATACCACGGGATCCTGCAGGCTGGGAGGCAGATTTTGCAAGAGGAGGGCCCAACAGCATTCTGGAAAGGACACATCCCAGCCCAGCTTCTCTCCATAGGCTATGGAGCTGTCCAA TTTTTGTCGTTTGAAGTGCTCACCGAGCTGGTGCACAGGGCCAGCGTGCGCGATGCCCGAGACTTCTCCGTGCATTTTGTGTGTGGCGGCCTGTCTGCCTGTGTGGCCACCCTCGCCGTGCATCCTGTGGACGTGCTACGCACCCGCTTTGCAGCGCAGGGTGAGCCCAGG GTCTATAAAACCCTGCGAAACGCCGTGGTGACCATGTACAGGACCGAAGGCCCCTTGGTCTTCTACAAAGGCTTGAACCCCACCTTGATCGCCATCTTCCCCTATGCCGGGTTCCAGTTCTCCTTCTACAGCTCCTTGAAGCACGCGTATGAGTGGGCCATGCCAGCCGAAGGAAAGAAAAACG GGAACTTCAAAAACCTGCTTTGTGGCAGTGGAGCTGGAGTCATCAGCAAGACCCTCACGTATCCCCTGGACCTCTTCAAGAAGCGGCTGCAGGTTGGAGGGTTTGAGCAGGCCCGAGCCTCCTTTGGCCAG GTGCGAAGCTACAAGGGCCTCCTGGATTGCGCCAGGCAGGTGCTGCGAGAGGAGGGTGCACAGGGCTGCTTCAAAGGCCTGGCCCCCAGCCTGCTGAAGGCTGCCCTCTCCACCGGCTTTGTGTTCTTCTGGTACGAGCTCTTCTGTAACCTCTTCCACCACGTGAAGAAGGCAGACAGCTAG